One window of the Labilibaculum sp. genome contains the following:
- a CDS encoding SPFH domain-containing protein: MGEYVVLLIAVIVIAVFSLIVSFFKRYKRCPSDRVLVVYGKVGKGVDTESRSAKCIHGGAAFIWPIIQDYAFLDLTPLSIEINLTSALSKQNIRVDVPSRFTVGISTEGGVMTNAAERLLGLSQADISNLAKDIIFGQLRLVVATMDIEEINSNRDKFLAAVSSNVEAELKKIGLKLINVNVTDINDESGYIEALGKEAAAKAINDAKKSVAEKNRDGSIGEANAHQAQRVQVAAADASAVEGENTAKITIANSDARRREREAEAERLASAAEKVTQARALEEAYAAEQLAENARATRDKATQTANVVVPAEIDKQKIEIAAEAIAEQTRRHAKGEADAIFMKMEAEAKGIYEILSKQAQGFDKLVHAAGSDAKDAVMLMIADKLPELVKTQVDAIKNIKIDKVTVWENGNGKDGKTSTANFMQGMMGSIPPMEELFKMAGMELPNYLGKKVEEGETVEFDDVSDTKAKDEK; the protein is encoded by the coding sequence ATGGGAGAATATGTTGTTCTATTAATTGCGGTCATTGTAATTGCCGTTTTTTCTTTAATTGTATCTTTTTTTAAGAGATATAAAAGATGTCCGTCGGATCGGGTTTTGGTTGTGTATGGAAAAGTTGGTAAAGGAGTAGATACCGAATCTCGTTCGGCCAAATGTATTCATGGTGGTGCTGCCTTTATTTGGCCAATTATTCAGGATTATGCCTTTTTGGATTTAACTCCGCTTTCGATTGAGATTAATTTGACAAGTGCTTTGAGTAAGCAGAACATTCGTGTTGACGTTCCTTCTCGTTTTACAGTTGGTATTTCAACTGAAGGTGGTGTAATGACTAATGCTGCCGAGCGTTTACTTGGCTTGTCTCAGGCGGATATCAGCAATCTGGCAAAGGATATTATTTTTGGTCAGTTACGTTTGGTTGTTGCAACTATGGATATTGAGGAAATCAATAGTAACCGCGATAAATTTCTAGCGGCTGTATCATCAAATGTGGAAGCCGAATTGAAAAAGATTGGTTTGAAACTGATCAATGTGAACGTAACCGATATCAACGATGAATCGGGATACATTGAAGCATTAGGTAAGGAAGCTGCAGCAAAAGCAATAAATGATGCGAAGAAAAGTGTTGCTGAGAAAAACCGCGATGGTTCTATTGGTGAAGCAAATGCACATCAGGCACAACGTGTACAGGTTGCTGCTGCTGATGCATCGGCTGTTGAAGGAGAGAATACGGCAAAAATTACCATTGCAAATTCTGATGCCCGCAGAAGAGAAAGAGAAGCAGAAGCAGAACGTTTGGCTTCGGCTGCAGAGAAAGTGACTCAGGCTCGGGCCTTAGAGGAAGCTTATGCTGCAGAACAATTGGCTGAAAATGCCCGTGCAACCCGTGATAAAGCGACACAGACAGCTAATGTTGTGGTTCCTGCCGAGATTGACAAGCAAAAAATTGAGATTGCCGCTGAGGCGATTGCCGAACAAACCCGTCGTCATGCGAAAGGGGAGGCTGATGCGATTTTCATGAAAATGGAAGCAGAAGCGAAAGGGATTTATGAAATTTTAAGCAAGCAGGCTCAAGGTTTTGATAAACTTGTTCACGCTGCCGGAAGCGATGCCAAAGATGCAGTAATGTTAATGATTGCAGATAAGTTGCCTGAATTGGTTAAAACACAGGTTGATGCTATTAAAAACATCAAGATTGACAAGGTGACTGTTTGGGAGAATGGCAACGGAAAAGATGGCAAAACATCCACCGCGAACTTTATGCAGGGCATGATGGGATCTATTCCTCCGATGGAAGAACTTTTCAAAATGGCTGGAATGGAACTGCCAAACTACTTGGGTAAAAAAGTGGAAGAAGGCGAAACCGTTGAATTCGACGATGTTTCGGATACCAAAGCAAAAGATGAGAAATAA
- a CDS encoding PDZ domain-containing protein — MLKLSLKIAAFCLVLLGMMGSVHAENDVRLMRYPDINKNLIAFVYAGDIWTVDSNGGDAKRLTSHKGLELFPKISPDGNWIAFSAEYSGSRQVYVMPSTGGTPKQLTYYNSLGMMPPRGGFDNAILDWNPDSKSILVRMNRTPFGERNGTYYQVSIDGGLEQALQIPEGGFGVFSPDAKKLCFAPISREFRTWKRYKGGRAADLWIYDLENDLSERITTFAGSDQIPSWYKNAIYFASDRDLKLNIYKYDVDSKEITQMTHHKTFDVMWPSGENGQIAYENGGQLFKLNLETGKEERVVVNINFDNPNVLPYYRNVKDFIQSVAVSPSGKRALFDARGDIFSVPAKNGPSINLTQTQGVRETAPSWSPNGKYISYYSDAKGEYEIYLLENKKGAKAKQVTFGSSAWMYDAKWSSDSKYMLFFDRTLKLKCLNVESGEVKIVDVASRNEITDFSFSPDSQWIAYVKDSSNDQGAVWVYNITTGMNYHLTDDTFGDSSPVFSKDGNFIFFLSNRDFNLDFSSFEFDYLYNNATRIFALSLKADGPKLFALKNDVEEVKEDKPVVDKKKKPKKEEAKPEEKLNVEIDFEGISNRITAFPLSSGDYNNLEAVDGGILYTSDGALHHYIIEKEKDEVILDKVSGYSLAGNGDKFLYWAGSTYGITDLTAGQSADAGKLQLDDLDMKIDPKKEWNQIYTDGWRIFRDYYYVENMHGVDWAQIKANYNQLMPYVSHRADLDYILGEIISETNTGHAYVNYGDFEKVKSVKTGLLGAKLKADAKTGKYVISKIYQGENWTTNRRSPLTEQGVNVKEGDYLLSINGHDLSTDVNPYLYLENQMGKMVEITVNSVPGRNGAKSYTIQPIESELELMYLNWVNERRQMTDKLSGGKIGYIHVPNTAVEGNRELNRGMYAYHDKQALIIDDRYNGGGFIPDQMVDLLDRNVLSYWHRRGLEANQTPAVAHDGPKAMLINSYSSSGGDAFPYYFKKKGLGKLIGTRTWGGLVGMSGNAGLVDGGYIAVPRFGIFDENQKWIIEGVGMYPDVEVYDEPHLVAKGIDPSLQKAIEMLLKELENQSEEKVVAPADPNRSNWIEEDEK; from the coding sequence ATGCTAAAACTTAGTTTAAAAATTGCCGCTTTTTGTCTTGTCCTTCTGGGAATGATGGGAAGCGTGCATGCGGAAAATGATGTTCGCTTAATGCGATATCCTGACATCAATAAAAATTTAATTGCCTTTGTTTATGCGGGCGATATCTGGACAGTAGATTCCAATGGAGGTGATGCCAAGAGGTTGACTTCGCACAAGGGGCTGGAATTATTTCCTAAAATTTCTCCGGATGGTAACTGGATCGCATTTTCGGCGGAGTATTCGGGAAGTCGTCAGGTTTATGTAATGCCTTCAACAGGAGGAACACCTAAGCAGTTAACCTATTACAATTCGCTTGGAATGATGCCTCCCCGTGGTGGATTCGATAATGCAATACTAGACTGGAATCCGGATAGTAAATCCATTTTGGTGCGAATGAACCGTACTCCTTTTGGAGAGCGAAACGGAACCTATTATCAGGTAAGTATTGATGGGGGATTGGAACAGGCCTTACAAATTCCGGAAGGTGGATTTGGCGTGTTTTCACCAGATGCTAAAAAGTTGTGTTTTGCTCCAATCAGTCGCGAGTTTCGTACCTGGAAGCGTTACAAAGGAGGTAGAGCTGCTGATTTATGGATTTATGATTTAGAAAATGATCTATCGGAACGAATCACGACATTTGCAGGTTCCGATCAAATTCCTTCATGGTATAAAAATGCCATTTATTTTGCATCAGATCGAGATTTAAAGTTGAACATCTATAAATATGATGTGGACAGCAAAGAGATTACTCAAATGACTCATCATAAAACATTTGATGTGATGTGGCCATCGGGTGAAAACGGTCAGATTGCTTATGAGAACGGCGGACAGTTATTCAAATTAAATCTGGAAACAGGAAAAGAAGAACGTGTTGTTGTGAACATCAACTTCGATAATCCGAATGTATTACCTTATTATAGAAATGTAAAAGATTTTATACAAAGTGTTGCCGTTTCTCCTTCAGGGAAAAGAGCTCTTTTTGATGCTCGCGGCGATATTTTTTCGGTCCCTGCCAAGAACGGACCAAGTATCAACTTAACACAAACTCAGGGAGTTCGGGAAACTGCACCAAGCTGGTCACCAAACGGGAAATACATTTCTTACTATTCAGATGCTAAAGGAGAATACGAAATTTATCTTTTGGAGAACAAAAAGGGAGCAAAAGCGAAACAAGTAACTTTTGGTTCTTCGGCCTGGATGTATGATGCCAAGTGGTCGTCGGATAGCAAATACATGCTGTTTTTCGATCGTACTTTAAAGCTGAAATGTTTAAATGTTGAAAGTGGAGAAGTTAAAATAGTTGATGTTGCCAGTCGAAACGAAATTACCGATTTCTCATTTTCACCCGATTCGCAATGGATTGCCTATGTGAAAGACAGTAGTAATGACCAGGGAGCAGTTTGGGTTTATAATATCACGACGGGCATGAATTATCATTTAACGGATGATACTTTTGGTGATTCATCGCCTGTATTTTCAAAGGATGGAAATTTTATTTTCTTTTTATCGAACCGTGATTTTAATCTTGATTTTTCAAGCTTCGAGTTCGATTATTTGTACAACAATGCAACCCGGATTTTTGCCCTGTCGTTAAAGGCAGACGGGCCTAAACTGTTTGCGTTAAAGAACGATGTTGAAGAGGTGAAAGAAGATAAACCTGTTGTTGATAAAAAGAAAAAACCGAAAAAAGAGGAAGCAAAACCTGAAGAGAAGCTAAATGTAGAAATTGATTTTGAAGGCATTTCCAATCGCATAACAGCTTTCCCATTATCATCCGGAGATTACAATAATCTGGAAGCTGTTGATGGAGGAATCTTATACACAAGCGATGGAGCTTTGCATCATTACATCATAGAAAAAGAGAAGGATGAGGTGATTTTAGATAAAGTTTCTGGTTATTCTTTAGCCGGAAATGGTGATAAATTTTTGTATTGGGCGGGTTCTACTTATGGTATTACTGATTTAACTGCCGGTCAGTCGGCTGATGCAGGTAAGCTTCAATTGGATGATTTGGACATGAAGATTGATCCAAAAAAGGAGTGGAATCAGATTTATACCGATGGATGGCGCATTTTCCGTGATTACTACTATGTTGAAAATATGCATGGTGTAGATTGGGCGCAAATTAAAGCCAACTACAATCAGTTGATGCCATATGTGAGTCATCGTGCCGATTTGGATTACATCCTGGGCGAAATCATATCGGAAACCAACACCGGACACGCCTATGTAAATTATGGTGATTTTGAAAAGGTGAAATCTGTGAAGACAGGTTTGTTGGGGGCAAAATTAAAAGCTGATGCTAAAACGGGTAAATATGTAATCTCTAAAATTTATCAGGGAGAAAATTGGACTACTAACAGACGTTCACCTCTAACAGAGCAAGGAGTTAATGTGAAGGAAGGCGATTATTTACTAAGCATTAATGGCCACGATTTAAGTACAGATGTGAATCCATACTTGTATTTGGAAAATCAGATGGGCAAAATGGTTGAGATCACAGTGAATAGTGTGCCGGGCCGGAATGGAGCAAAAAGCTATACCATTCAACCAATCGAAAGCGAATTGGAATTGATGTATCTGAATTGGGTGAACGAGCGCCGCCAGATGACAGACAAATTATCCGGAGGAAAGATTGGATATATCCACGTTCCAAATACCGCAGTGGAAGGCAACAGGGAATTGAACCGAGGCATGTATGCCTATCACGATAAACAAGCCTTAATTATTGATGACCGTTACAATGGCGGCGGATTTATTCCCGATCAAATGGTTGATCTTTTAGATCGTAATGTATTGTCTTATTGGCACCGCAGAGGTCTTGAGGCGAATCAAACGCCCGCAGTTGCTCACGATGGACCAAAGGCAATGCTGATCAATTCGTACTCATCTTCAGGGGGAGATGCGTTCCCATATTATTTCAAGAAAAAAGGTCTTGGCAAATTGATCGGAACCCGCACCTGGGGCGGATTAGTGGGTATGTCGGGCAATGCCGGATTGGTTGATGGCGGTTATATTGCTGTTCCCCGCTTTGGTATTTTCGATGAAAATCAGAAATGGATCATCGAAGGAGTTGGCATGTATCCGGATGTAGAAGTTTATGATGAGCCACATTTGGTAGCCAAAGGAATCGATCCTTCCCTGCAAAAAGCAATAGAAATGCTGCTAAAAGAATTGGAGAATCAATCTGAAGAAAAGGTAGTAGCTCCGGCGGATCCAAACCGTTCCAATTGGATCGAAGAGGATGAAAAATAA
- a CDS encoding glycoside hydrolase family 97 protein has product MNFKSTLFFIAGLAMILASCANGKLVRNVESPDGKIGVQFSMVEGQATYEVLFNGKKVIEPSTLGFDFQNMPSIEKGWKIVSSQLSSSNSSWEMQWGEKRVVVDNFNQLVLNLEEENAPNRKMNLVFKVYNDGLGFRYEFPEQEAMKEVIITDENTQFKLTGDHKVWWIPGDWDIYEHLYHTTSLTGIDAIALRSNDNLAQTYIPENAVNTPVTMKTAEGVYLSFHEANLTDYSGMTLKVNKEKLMLQSELVGSDVTGYKVKRTVPFNTPWRTIQISENAGGLIESDLIVNLNEPNKIGSVDYFKPMKYVGIWWDMHLGTKSWDMASGKHGATTKYAKELIDFASENKIGGILVEGWNTGWEHWIGFEDREGVFDFVTPYKDYDLKEVVRYGKEKGVELIMHHETSAAPRTYNQQMDTAYQLMNSLGIHSVKTGYVGKIIPKGEYHHGQWMVNNYRRAVETGAKYQVAVNAHEPIKATGLRRTYPNVIAREGLRGQEFNAWASDGGNPPEHLPIVAFTRMLAGPIDYTPGIFNIKLTPNKPNNQVNTTLAQQLALYVVINSPIQMVPDLIENYKGNDAFQFIRDVAVTWETSKVLNGEVGDFVTIARKDRNSENWFVGSITDENARDMNIDLNFLTPGKKYKATLYLDGENAHWDKNPTEFQILNQEVDNTSKLEYHLAEGGGAAISLIEMK; this is encoded by the coding sequence ATGAATTTTAAATCAACACTGTTTTTTATTGCTGGTCTTGCAATGATATTGGCATCCTGTGCCAATGGCAAATTAGTCCGGAATGTTGAATCGCCCGATGGAAAAATTGGCGTTCAATTCAGTATGGTCGAAGGACAGGCCACCTACGAGGTTTTGTTCAATGGTAAAAAAGTAATTGAGCCGTCTACTCTGGGCTTCGATTTTCAGAATATGCCATCCATCGAAAAAGGATGGAAGATTGTCAGCTCCCAGCTTTCATCAAGTAATTCAAGCTGGGAAATGCAGTGGGGCGAGAAAAGAGTGGTTGTGGACAATTTCAATCAATTGGTATTGAATTTGGAAGAGGAAAATGCTCCAAACCGAAAAATGAACCTGGTGTTTAAAGTATATAACGATGGTCTTGGCTTCCGTTACGAATTTCCCGAGCAGGAAGCCATGAAGGAAGTTATCATTACCGATGAAAATACACAATTCAAATTAACAGGTGATCACAAAGTATGGTGGATTCCTGGTGATTGGGACATTTACGAACACTTATATCATACTACCTCACTTACCGGTATCGATGCAATTGCATTGCGTTCCAACGACAATCTGGCTCAAACTTATATTCCTGAAAATGCGGTGAATACTCCGGTAACGATGAAAACCGCAGAAGGTGTTTACTTGAGCTTTCATGAAGCAAATCTGACTGATTATTCAGGAATGACTTTGAAGGTAAACAAAGAGAAGTTGATGTTGCAAAGTGAATTGGTAGGTTCGGATGTGACTGGTTACAAAGTAAAGAGAACAGTTCCTTTTAATACACCTTGGAGAACCATTCAAATTTCTGAAAATGCAGGCGGTTTAATTGAATCCGATTTGATTGTAAACTTGAATGAGCCCAATAAAATAGGATCGGTTGATTATTTTAAACCGATGAAATATGTAGGTATCTGGTGGGATATGCATCTGGGAACCAAATCATGGGATATGGCCAGTGGCAAGCACGGTGCCACCACTAAATACGCAAAAGAACTTATCGATTTTGCTTCAGAAAATAAGATTGGTGGTATTTTGGTTGAAGGATGGAACACAGGTTGGGAACATTGGATTGGTTTCGAAGATCGTGAAGGAGTTTTCGATTTTGTTACTCCTTATAAAGATTACGATTTAAAGGAAGTGGTTCGGTACGGAAAAGAAAAAGGAGTAGAGTTGATCATGCATCATGAAACTTCGGCGGCTCCGAGAACTTACAATCAGCAAATGGATACAGCCTATCAATTGATGAATTCGCTGGGAATTCATTCGGTGAAAACAGGCTATGTTGGCAAAATTATCCCGAAAGGAGAATATCATCACGGACAATGGATGGTGAATAACTACAGAAGAGCTGTTGAAACCGGTGCGAAATATCAGGTTGCGGTTAACGCTCATGAACCAATTAAGGCAACGGGTTTACGTCGAACTTATCCGAATGTAATTGCCCGTGAAGGATTGCGCGGACAGGAATTTAATGCCTGGGCAAGCGATGGAGGAAATCCTCCGGAACACCTTCCAATTGTAGCATTTACACGAATGTTGGCAGGGCCTATCGATTATACGCCGGGTATTTTCAATATCAAGTTAACACCAAACAAACCAAACAATCAGGTGAATACAACCTTGGCGCAGCAATTGGCATTGTATGTGGTAATTAACAGCCCTATTCAAATGGTTCCCGATTTAATTGAGAATTACAAAGGAAACGATGCATTTCAGTTCATTCGCGATGTAGCCGTAACTTGGGAAACCAGCAAGGTATTGAATGGTGAAGTAGGGGATTTTGTGACCATCGCCCGTAAGGATCGTAATTCTGAAAATTGGTTTGTCGGATCAATTACGGATGAAAATGCCCGCGATATGAATATAGATTTGAACTTTCTTACTCCAGGGAAGAAATACAAAGCAACACTCTATTTGGATGGTGAAAATGCTCACTGGGATAAGAACCCAACTGAGTTTCAGATCCTAAATCAAGAAGTAGATAACACGTCAAAATTAGAATATCATTTGGCTGAAGGTGGCGGAGCCGCAATTAGTTTAATTGAGATGAAGTAA
- a CDS encoding DUF6377 domain-containing protein has protein sequence MYRSVILTFFVLLSLNSFGQNDSLAFQFAEANKYIEAKDSIVQVKKNKIALLTDSLHHSNFEDRRNEEYNLLVRLTKEYEYFVYDSAFYYGNLALKTAYRLKDASKIAEAKSNVSLILLLRGLYKETIDSIQTIDPMALDQKKRIDFYSVAYRAYYDLSNSRWGYYAPKYRESGNLYVKKIAAEGDPESFEYILALALKSQNNNASYDVQKYCTSLLNKKDLTPHQAAITNCILGISYLKLQEKEKAKYHLCKALVGDIQSTTKETLAAKVLAELLFHDGDLEKANRFISEAQRDAVFYGSNARQLEISFIRPDIEAAVLNKVEKEKKIISNISLIVSLLALLLISFSIIIYRQVKELKKARKEILESNSNLRQLNEQLREVSKIKEEYVGYYFNFSSQFIEKLEAMKKAVSRQLITKQYDAIESELKKYNSKKERENLFQDFDRIFLKLFPDFVNRFNQLFEEKDRIIIKDSPCLNTDLRIFAMIRLGINDNEKIAGILNFSVNTIYTYKTKIRNRSIYPNEEFDLKVMAIKSV, from the coding sequence ATGTACAGAAGTGTCATTCTAACGTTTTTTGTTCTACTAAGTCTGAATTCTTTCGGACAAAATGATTCTCTTGCATTTCAGTTTGCCGAGGCGAATAAATATATTGAAGCGAAAGACAGCATTGTTCAGGTAAAAAAGAACAAAATCGCCTTGCTGACAGATTCCCTGCATCATTCAAATTTTGAGGACCGAAGAAACGAGGAGTACAATTTATTGGTGAGATTGACCAAAGAATACGAGTATTTTGTTTACGATTCGGCTTTTTATTATGGGAATTTGGCATTGAAAACGGCTTATCGGTTAAAGGATGCATCAAAAATTGCTGAAGCCAAGTCAAATGTTTCCCTGATTCTTCTGCTCCGGGGATTATACAAGGAAACCATCGACAGCATTCAGACCATCGATCCGATGGCCTTGGATCAAAAAAAGCGCATTGACTTTTATTCTGTGGCTTATCGTGCCTATTACGATTTATCCAATTCCCGTTGGGGATATTATGCGCCCAAATACCGCGAAAGCGGGAATTTATATGTGAAGAAAATTGCAGCAGAGGGTGATCCTGAATCTTTCGAATATATTCTGGCTTTGGCATTAAAAAGTCAGAATAATAACGCCAGTTACGATGTTCAAAAGTATTGCACATCCTTACTGAATAAAAAGGATTTAACCCCGCATCAGGCTGCGATAACCAATTGTATTTTGGGCATTTCGTATTTAAAACTGCAGGAGAAAGAAAAAGCAAAATATCATCTATGTAAAGCTCTTGTTGGTGATATTCAGTCTACCACAAAAGAAACTTTGGCGGCGAAAGTATTGGCAGAACTACTTTTTCACGACGGAGATTTAGAGAAAGCAAACCGGTTTATCTCCGAAGCTCAGAGGGATGCGGTATTTTACGGCAGCAATGCGCGGCAATTGGAGATATCATTCATTCGGCCCGATATTGAAGCTGCTGTTTTGAATAAAGTAGAAAAGGAAAAAAAGATCATATCCAATATTTCTCTGATCGTGTCTCTTCTGGCCTTGCTGTTAATTTCTTTTTCCATCATTATCTACCGGCAGGTAAAGGAATTGAAAAAAGCCCGTAAGGAGATTTTGGAGAGCAATAGTAATCTTCGGCAATTGAATGAACAGCTTCGTGAGGTAAGTAAAATTAAGGAAGAGTATGTTGGTTACTATTTTAATTTCAGCTCGCAGTTTATCGAGAAACTGGAAGCGATGAAAAAAGCCGTTTCGCGCCAGCTAATCACGAAGCAATATGATGCCATCGAATCGGAATTGAAAAAATACAATTCGAAGAAAGAACGCGAGAATTTGTTTCAAGACTTCGATCGGATTTTCCTGAAATTGTTTCCTGATTTTGTGAATCGATTCAATCAATTGTTCGAAGAGAAAGATCGAATCATTATAAAAGATTCTCCATGTTTAAATACCGATTTACGGATTTTTGCCATGATACGCTTAGGAATAAACGACAATGAGAAAATAGCCGGTATTCTAAATTTTTCGGTGAATACCATCTACACTTATAAAACGAAAATTAGGAATCGTTCCATTTATCCCAATGAAGAATTTGATTTAAAGGTGATGGCGATTAAGTCGGTTTAA
- a CDS encoding TldD/PmbA family protein: MKDNKKVELAQWASKYATENGAKEVSVSVYDSKESEVEVRKQKIEKIQESIQSGLSLKLYVNGKYSTHSTNRLDRNDLEKFIKEAILGTNYLAEDQYRSLPDRHLCYDGTEKDLKLFDSNYDSIDPRQKIDLAMQVEAETTGMDERIISVTGSYSDGSYRSYLVLSNGVDGFKESTSYSIDASASINGGDSRPSDYHYNAARFWDQLSGEGVGKYAVERALRKIGAKTIQSGKMEMLIENRSVGRVFNSLLQPMFGYNLQQKRSFLEGKIGQKIASDLLSITDNPFIESGRNSRLYDGDGLASRKMTVIENGILQTYYIDDYYGKKLDMEPTTGSSSNLIFELGDKDLSALTKDMNEGILVTGFNGGNSNSATGDFSVGVEGFYVKKGEILHPVSGMNITGNHKEIWNNLIAIGNDPLTDRSWQTPSMLFEGVDFSGL; encoded by the coding sequence ATGAAAGACAATAAAAAAGTGGAATTGGCCCAATGGGCTTCCAAATATGCCACAGAAAATGGCGCAAAAGAAGTTTCAGTTTCTGTTTATGATTCTAAAGAATCAGAGGTTGAAGTGAGAAAGCAGAAAATTGAAAAAATACAGGAATCGATTCAAAGTGGATTAAGCCTTAAGCTTTATGTGAACGGTAAATACTCAACACATTCTACAAATCGATTGGACAGGAACGATCTTGAAAAATTTATCAAGGAGGCTATTCTGGGCACGAATTATTTAGCCGAAGATCAATATCGTTCTTTACCAGATCGTCATCTTTGTTATGATGGAACCGAAAAGGATCTGAAATTATTTGATTCAAATTACGACTCGATAGATCCTCGTCAGAAAATCGATTTGGCCATGCAGGTTGAGGCTGAAACGACAGGTATGGACGAAAGAATTATCAGCGTTACCGGATCTTATAGTGATGGATCGTACCGTAGTTATTTAGTGTTGAGTAATGGCGTTGACGGGTTTAAAGAATCAACGTCTTATTCTATTGATGCAAGTGCGTCAATTAATGGAGGTGATAGTCGTCCAAGTGATTATCATTATAATGCCGCAAGATTTTGGGATCAGTTATCTGGAGAAGGTGTTGGGAAATATGCTGTTGAAAGAGCTTTAAGGAAAATTGGAGCCAAGACTATTCAATCGGGAAAAATGGAAATGCTGATTGAAAACAGATCAGTAGGCCGTGTATTTAATTCTCTGCTGCAACCCATGTTTGGTTATAACCTTCAGCAAAAAAGATCCTTTTTAGAAGGAAAAATTGGTCAAAAAATTGCTTCTGATTTATTGAGTATTACCGACAATCCATTTATTGAATCAGGACGTAATTCACGATTGTATGATGGTGATGGTTTGGCTTCCCGTAAAATGACGGTAATAGAGAATGGTATACTTCAGACCTACTATATTGATGATTATTACGGTAAAAAGTTAGATATGGAACCAACTACAGGCTCGTCATCTAATTTGATTTTTGAACTGGGAGATAAAGACTTATCAGCTTTGACCAAAGATATGAATGAAGGTATTTTGGTAACTGGTTTTAACGGAGGTAATTCCAATTCAGCAACGGGTGATTTTTCGGTTGGAGTAGAGGGCTTCTATGTTAAAAAAGGAGAAATACTTCATCCTGTATCAGGAATGAACATTACCGGAAATCATAAAGAGATTTGGAATAATTTAATTGCGATTGGTAACGATCCATTAACTGATCGTTCGTGGCAAACACCAAGTATGCTGTTTGAAGGTGTCGATTTTAGTGGATTATAA